A genomic segment from Maniola jurtina chromosome 9, ilManJurt1.1, whole genome shotgun sequence encodes:
- the LOC123868035 gene encoding uncharacterized protein C7orf26 homolog isoform X1, giving the protein MSFSDLKHALRKFDFPACAKEALIKIEQLLVGRAAPTNKQLDVAMDIISEFVFCETDRRGNRRGLNPLQELQLIDVICDYISACNSDTTKNTIFLSLFGSMESQRKLKVLSILASMAVSASSTPVLLAVGVWLQQMGCSSPQSLQLVENVIRDHFYLNTSNQNTLKILATTAPQFVSNFITAVTELYMHDIQRVKKMPPKNLLEIITSWVYSNPTLCMSAQLNPASLPNGSIPMGAVTPLAGLIHWCALAPLYIDEDTEMEELPIKRIKLEDEKFPIVKSVPSKSLTESELYLKLHLGVLNSLRAGRRTHGPPTAVNAQHLAALTPLVQNYAHQLLKCGVKLQTDTRLQDCLDRIGQAVQVALANGCVYGNISNLLAALDTLPENRLLRIIIKCHQQTI; this is encoded by the exons ATGTCTTTTTCCGATTTAAAACATGCTTTAAGAAAGTTTGACTTCCCGGCTTGTGCAAAAGAAGCTCTTATTAAGATAG AACAATTATTGGTCGGGCGAGCGGCTCCTACGAACAAACAGCTCGATGTAGCCATGGATATAATATCAGAGTTCGTGTTTTGCGAGACTGATAGACGCGGAAACCGACGTGGTCTAAACCCTCTGCAGGAGCTCCAACTAATAGATGTGATCTGCGACTATATCTCTGCTTGTAACAGTGATACTACGAAGAATAcgatatttttatctttatttggAAGTATGGAAAGTCAAAGGAAGTTGAAAGTCTTAAGTATTCTAGCTAGTATGGCTGTTTCAGCCTCTAGTACGCCT GTGTTACTAGCGGTAGGTGTATGGCTCCAACAAATGGGTTGCTCATCACCACAATCTCTACAACTGGTGGAAAATGTCATCAGAGATCACTTTTATCTCAACACATCCAATCAGAACACCCTCAAGATCTTAGCCACGACAGCTCCTCAGTTTGTGTCAAACTTCATCACAGCGGTCACAGAACTGTACATGCATGACATACAGAGGGTCAAGAAGATGCCACCAAAGAACTTGCTAGAAATTATCACATCTTGG GTATACTCCAACCCAACTCTCTGCATGTCAGCACAGTTGAACCCAGCGTCTCTGCCCAATGGCTCCATTCCTATGGGAGCTGTCACACCGCTGGCTGGCTTGATACACTGGTGTGCATTGGCTCCTCTTTATATAGATGAAG ATACAGAAATGGAGGAACTACCCATAAAGCGAATCAAACTAGAAGATGAGAAGTTTCCAATTGTCAAATCAGTACCAAGCAAGTCTCTTACTGAATCAGAGTTATATTTGAAGCTACATCTTGGAGTACTGAACAGTTTACGTGCAGGGAGGAGAACTCACGGCCCTCCGACAGCAGTGAATGCTCAGCATTTGGCTGCGTTGACACCGTTGGTGCAAAACTATGCACATCAACTGCTGAAGTGTGGTGTTAAGCTACAAACTGATACTAGATTACAG GATTGCTTGGACAGAATAGGCCAGGCCGTGCAAGTGGCCCTCGCCAACGGCTGTGTGTACGGCAACATCAGTAACCTTCTAGCTGCACTGGACACTCTACCTGAGAACAGGCTCCTGCGCATCATCATCAAATGCCACCAGCAGACCATATGA
- the LOC123868035 gene encoding uncharacterized protein C7orf26 homolog isoform X2: MDIISEFVFCETDRRGNRRGLNPLQELQLIDVICDYISACNSDTTKNTIFLSLFGSMESQRKLKVLSILASMAVSASSTPVLLAVGVWLQQMGCSSPQSLQLVENVIRDHFYLNTSNQNTLKILATTAPQFVSNFITAVTELYMHDIQRVKKMPPKNLLEIITSWVYSNPTLCMSAQLNPASLPNGSIPMGAVTPLAGLIHWCALAPLYIDEDTEMEELPIKRIKLEDEKFPIVKSVPSKSLTESELYLKLHLGVLNSLRAGRRTHGPPTAVNAQHLAALTPLVQNYAHQLLKCGVKLQTDTRLQDCLDRIGQAVQVALANGCVYGNISNLLAALDTLPENRLLRIIIKCHQQTI; the protein is encoded by the exons ATGGATATAATATCAGAGTTCGTGTTTTGCGAGACTGATAGACGCGGAAACCGACGTGGTCTAAACCCTCTGCAGGAGCTCCAACTAATAGATGTGATCTGCGACTATATCTCTGCTTGTAACAGTGATACTACGAAGAATAcgatatttttatctttatttggAAGTATGGAAAGTCAAAGGAAGTTGAAAGTCTTAAGTATTCTAGCTAGTATGGCTGTTTCAGCCTCTAGTACGCCT GTGTTACTAGCGGTAGGTGTATGGCTCCAACAAATGGGTTGCTCATCACCACAATCTCTACAACTGGTGGAAAATGTCATCAGAGATCACTTTTATCTCAACACATCCAATCAGAACACCCTCAAGATCTTAGCCACGACAGCTCCTCAGTTTGTGTCAAACTTCATCACAGCGGTCACAGAACTGTACATGCATGACATACAGAGGGTCAAGAAGATGCCACCAAAGAACTTGCTAGAAATTATCACATCTTGG GTATACTCCAACCCAACTCTCTGCATGTCAGCACAGTTGAACCCAGCGTCTCTGCCCAATGGCTCCATTCCTATGGGAGCTGTCACACCGCTGGCTGGCTTGATACACTGGTGTGCATTGGCTCCTCTTTATATAGATGAAG ATACAGAAATGGAGGAACTACCCATAAAGCGAATCAAACTAGAAGATGAGAAGTTTCCAATTGTCAAATCAGTACCAAGCAAGTCTCTTACTGAATCAGAGTTATATTTGAAGCTACATCTTGGAGTACTGAACAGTTTACGTGCAGGGAGGAGAACTCACGGCCCTCCGACAGCAGTGAATGCTCAGCATTTGGCTGCGTTGACACCGTTGGTGCAAAACTATGCACATCAACTGCTGAAGTGTGGTGTTAAGCTACAAACTGATACTAGATTACAG GATTGCTTGGACAGAATAGGCCAGGCCGTGCAAGTGGCCCTCGCCAACGGCTGTGTGTACGGCAACATCAGTAACCTTCTAGCTGCACTGGACACTCTACCTGAGAACAGGCTCCTGCGCATCATCATCAAATGCCACCAGCAGACCATATGA